One Paenibacillus riograndensis SBR5 DNA segment encodes these proteins:
- a CDS encoding sugar transferase: MRHYIVIKQIADFMMALIGIFLLWPFFLIIAVVIKLTSKGPVLFKQKRLGKNKSEFYILKFRTMRTDTPSDMPTHLLQDPDFFITSVGKFLRKTSLDELPQIINILKGEMSIIGPRPALWNQYDLIAERDKYRANDIKPGLTGWAQINGRDELPIEEKAKLDGEYTVNITFIFDLKVFVRTVLSVLKSDGVREGADDQDVTSNTKGVTL; this comes from the coding sequence ATGAGACATTATATCGTAATAAAACAAATCGCAGATTTTATGATGGCTCTAATCGGAATATTCCTGTTATGGCCTTTTTTCTTGATTATCGCAGTGGTAATCAAGCTCACTTCAAAAGGACCAGTACTATTCAAACAAAAGCGGCTAGGGAAGAACAAGAGTGAATTTTATATTTTGAAGTTTAGGACCATGCGTACGGATACACCAAGTGATATGCCGACTCATTTACTGCAAGATCCTGACTTTTTCATCACTTCAGTCGGCAAATTTCTAAGGAAAACAAGCTTGGATGAACTTCCTCAGATTATAAATATACTTAAAGGCGAAATGAGTATCATTGGACCACGTCCAGCATTATGGAATCAGTATGATCTGATAGCTGAACGTGATAAGTACAGAGCGAATGATATTAAGCCCGGTTTGACCGGATGGGCACAGATTAATGGAAGAGATGAATTGCCTATTGAAGAGAAGGCCAAACTGGATGGTGAATATACTGTAAACATTACCTTTATTTTTGATTTAAAGGTTTTTGTAAGAACCGTATTAAGCGTTCTAAAGTCAGATGGTGTTAGAGAAGGTGCAGACGATCAAGATGTGACATCGAACACCAAAGGAGTTACTTTATAA
- a CDS encoding copper amine oxidase N-terminal domain-containing protein has translation MSKAKFPAVALMLLMLIGIAPLTASAPLSASASTVTDSIKVPTMNVKMVFDGVTIQPPAGQYVFMYNNTTYVPLRFMSYALQKSVSWDAKNVKVTVAEPSSSELVVIKEYLMNAGNGSGAATASKNIVLGKVKASYVFSGSAKAVPSGQGSYLLNGSLYVPLRFLSESVGNSISWDQKNKTITAASKSYQEQSPGSANGTGQGNVSAPGATANPTATSKPNATSTPVASAAPGAAGGATGGGSSNGKVSYEAITSETEDRLNALKSEAQSSLGGLALEYFAATDDATRNALKAKGKEQLASFTSSFNSIVADAEQKLNNNGYSTAIIAEYRKAFNDSVQLGLSKLGG, from the coding sequence GTGTCTAAAGCGAAATTTCCCGCTGTAGCATTGATGCTGCTGATGTTGATTGGGATAGCTCCACTAACTGCATCCGCTCCATTGTCTGCATCAGCATCTACAGTTACGGATTCGATCAAAGTTCCCACTATGAACGTGAAGATGGTCTTTGACGGAGTGACCATACAGCCGCCTGCCGGACAATATGTATTTATGTATAACAATACAACTTATGTACCTCTGCGCTTTATGTCCTACGCCTTGCAGAAGAGTGTGAGCTGGGACGCCAAGAATGTAAAAGTTACAGTGGCTGAACCAAGCAGTTCTGAATTGGTAGTGATCAAGGAGTACTTAATGAATGCCGGAAATGGGAGTGGCGCAGCTACTGCAAGCAAAAACATCGTACTCGGAAAAGTAAAAGCCAGCTACGTATTTAGTGGTTCCGCTAAGGCTGTTCCTTCCGGTCAAGGCAGCTATTTACTGAATGGATCGTTATACGTCCCCCTTCGCTTTTTATCGGAATCTGTAGGGAATTCCATTAGCTGGGATCAAAAAAATAAGACCATTACAGCTGCTTCCAAATCTTATCAAGAGCAATCGCCTGGGAGTGCTAATGGAACAGGCCAAGGTAATGTCTCTGCTCCAGGAGCAACAGCGAATCCTACAGCTACCTCTAAGCCAAATGCGACATCCACACCAGTTGCTTCGGCTGCACCCGGTGCTGCGGGAGGAGCCACAGGCGGTGGATCTTCCAATGGTAAGGTATCTTATGAGGCTATCACCAGTGAAACTGAAGATAGGTTGAATGCATTGAAATCCGAAGCCCAATCCTCACTCGGCGGTCTTGCTCTTGAATACTTTGCAGCAACAGATGATGCCACAAGGAATGCACTAAAAGCCAAAGGTAAGGAACAACTCGCCTCATTTACTTCCAGCTTTAATAGTATAGTAGCTGATGCTGAACAAAAACTAAACAATAATGGTTACAGCACAGCAATCATCGCTGAGTATAGAAAAGCATTTAATGACTCGGTTCAGCTAGGATTGTCGAAGCTTGGGGGATGA
- a CDS encoding RodZ family helix-turn-helix domain-containing protein translates to MFNKRWKKVLFWTLSVIVVLGVAGLFAANYAVDKLMSSMADGFNVEADETTSNATQGEIVEPPVAAGDATAEPTASAAPGSKVEPTSNVEPTTAVSPSSTPASEGAGDKKADNDGQTAASTKNPTSASATDKGPAKNGYTAQVSTDKAKEIQESVTVKDKADVAAIVMGQLSLSDIKRLQELAKGGLTVEEKREARSIILSKVSEEQYNELSQVAKKYGVSQGKTRDEILASEEANAKEEQLKNEQQAQKEGSE, encoded by the coding sequence GTGTTCAACAAAAGATGGAAGAAAGTATTGTTCTGGACGCTGTCGGTGATTGTCGTGTTAGGAGTTGCGGGCCTGTTCGCTGCCAACTATGCAGTAGATAAGTTAATGAGTTCGATGGCTGACGGCTTCAACGTAGAAGCAGACGAGACTACCAGTAATGCAACCCAAGGAGAAATTGTTGAACCTCCTGTAGCTGCGGGGGACGCAACTGCGGAGCCAACGGCCTCAGCAGCACCAGGATCGAAAGTAGAGCCAACATCGAATGTAGAGCCAACAACCGCGGTATCACCTTCGAGTACTCCGGCTTCAGAGGGTGCCGGTGATAAAAAGGCGGATAATGATGGACAAACGGCTGCTAGTACAAAGAATCCAACAAGTGCTTCCGCTACTGATAAAGGACCTGCTAAAAACGGTTACACCGCCCAGGTTTCAACCGATAAAGCAAAGGAGATTCAAGAAAGTGTAACGGTTAAAGATAAGGCAGATGTGGCTGCAATTGTAATGGGCCAACTAAGCCTCTCAGATATCAAACGGCTTCAAGAGTTAGCCAAAGGTGGCTTAACAGTAGAAGAGAAACGAGAAGCCCGCAGTATTATTCTTAGTAAGGTTTCAGAAGAACAATATAATGAGCTTTCACAGGTCGCTAAAAAATATGGTGTTAGTCAAGGGAAAACACGTGACGAGATTCTTGCTTCAGAAGAAGCCAATGCCAAAGAAGAACAATTGAAAAATGAACAACAAGCTCAAAAGGAAGGAAGTGAATGA
- a CDS encoding polysaccharide biosynthesis protein has product MTAKTRVYLLFLIDLAIIWFSIVTSYMFRFSKGIPDEYTLQMLVFGLIATVTFGGSLIYFGLYRRLWQYASIDEIISVFKAIVVGAVLSFVAAFIILPERVPLSIEVRAMETILLLVGGVRFCWRVFRNDRINSKDTETHTLIVGAGDCGILIAREMMGPSFAHTRIVGFIDDSADKYHLSILGVPVLGNRYDIPRLVKELEIHEIIIAMPSVSRTEISEIINLAKATGAKLKIIPALNDLIAGKISVKKLRDVSVEDLLGREPIVADMNSILGYVHNKTVLVTGAGGSIGSELCRQISPFAPDKLLILGHGENSIYTIEMELRKSFPDLNIVTVIADVQDRTRMMEVFQSHSPHVVFHAAAHKHVPLMERNPSEAIKNNVFGTRNVADCADKYGAERFVLISSDKAVNPTSVMGATKRIAEMYVQSLNTSSPTKFSAVRFGNVLGSRGSVIPAFKQQIAAGGPVTVTHPEMVRYFMTIPEAVQLVIQSGSFANGGEVFVLDMGQPVRILTLAEDLITLSGYEPYKDIEITFSGIREGEKLYEELLTAEENLGSTRHNRIFIGRPNVLSQNQLELEFKRLERVLSEDGDAIREVINQIVPMQPVAQAAIS; this is encoded by the coding sequence ATGACAGCGAAAACCAGAGTTTATTTATTATTCCTCATTGACCTTGCGATCATCTGGTTCAGTATCGTGACTTCTTATATGTTCCGGTTTTCCAAGGGCATACCTGACGAATATACGCTTCAGATGCTGGTGTTCGGTCTTATTGCGACAGTAACCTTTGGAGGCAGTCTGATCTATTTTGGCTTGTACCGCAGATTATGGCAGTATGCCAGCATTGATGAGATCATTTCTGTATTCAAAGCGATCGTTGTAGGAGCTGTTCTTTCCTTTGTGGCGGCATTTATCATTTTGCCGGAACGGGTCCCCCTCAGCATTGAGGTGCGCGCGATGGAAACGATCCTGCTCCTGGTGGGCGGAGTCCGCTTCTGCTGGAGAGTGTTCCGCAATGATCGTATTAACTCCAAGGATACAGAGACTCATACCCTGATTGTGGGTGCCGGTGACTGCGGAATACTGATCGCCCGGGAAATGATGGGTCCATCGTTTGCGCATACGCGAATTGTTGGCTTCATTGATGACAGTGCAGATAAATACCATCTGTCTATCTTGGGGGTACCCGTTCTCGGCAACCGTTATGATATTCCCCGGCTTGTGAAGGAACTCGAAATTCATGAGATTATTATCGCTATGCCTTCTGTATCCCGAACGGAAATCTCTGAGATTATTAACCTGGCGAAGGCCACCGGGGCCAAGCTGAAGATCATTCCTGCACTTAATGACTTGATTGCCGGCAAAATTTCGGTAAAAAAGCTGCGTGATGTCAGCGTAGAAGATTTGCTCGGACGCGAACCGATTGTGGCTGACATGAACAGCATTCTCGGGTATGTACATAACAAGACGGTATTAGTCACCGGAGCCGGAGGTTCGATTGGCTCTGAGCTATGCCGTCAGATCTCCCCTTTTGCCCCAGACAAGCTGTTAATTCTCGGACACGGCGAAAATAGCATTTACACGATAGAGATGGAATTGCGCAAGAGCTTCCCGGATCTGAACATTGTTACCGTAATTGCGGATGTTCAGGACCGCACGCGGATGATGGAAGTATTCCAGAGTCACAGCCCGCATGTAGTCTTTCATGCGGCAGCGCATAAGCACGTTCCTCTGATGGAACGTAATCCCTCCGAGGCCATTAAGAACAATGTCTTCGGGACCCGCAATGTAGCTGACTGTGCTGACAAATATGGAGCGGAACGGTTCGTGTTGATCTCCTCTGACAAAGCCGTAAATCCAACCAGTGTGATGGGAGCCACCAAACGTATCGCAGAAATGTATGTCCAGAGCCTCAATACCTCCAGCCCAACCAAATTCTCAGCAGTACGTTTCGGGAATGTCTTGGGCAGCCGGGGAAGCGTCATTCCCGCCTTCAAACAGCAGATCGCTGCGGGCGGACCGGTTACCGTAACCCATCCCGAGATGGTACGCTATTTTATGACGATTCCGGAAGCGGTCCAGCTGGTCATCCAATCCGGATCATTCGCAAATGGCGGAGAAGTCTTTGTACTGGATATGGGCCAACCAGTGAGGATTCTGACCTTAGCCGAGGACCTGATTACCTTGTCCGGCTATGAGCCTTACAAGGATATTGAGATTACCTTCTCCGGAATACGGGAAGGTGAGAAGCTGTACGAAGAACTGCTGACAGCCGAGGAGAATCTGGGTTCCACCCGGCATAACCGGATCTTCATCGGCAGACCCAACGTCCTTAGCCAGAATCAGCTGGAGCTGGAGTTCAAACGCCTGGAACGTGTATTATCCGAAGACGGAGACGCTATTCGTGAAGTCATTAACCAGATTGTGCCGATGCAGCCGGTAGCTCAAGCTGCGATTAGCTAA
- a CDS encoding CpsD/CapB family tyrosine-protein kinase, with amino-acid sequence MSQQPSKQRHLITVTNPRSPVSEAFRALRTNIDFSSVDEQIQIIMVTSSGPEEGKSTVTANLAAAYAQADKKVLLIDGDLRKPTAHKTFSLSNRAGLSSLLSQQADLEDVVQDSGVANLSIMTSGPIPPNPAEMMASNRMSAVLQELRQRYDMILFDTPPLLAVTDAQIIASKSDGVIMVVSYGKVKRDIAAKAKANLDRVGAKMLGVVLNNVKRKASEGYYYYYYGN; translated from the coding sequence ATGTCACAGCAGCCAAGTAAACAACGCCATCTCATTACCGTGACCAATCCGCGTTCGCCTGTATCGGAAGCTTTTCGCGCTCTGCGGACGAACATTGATTTCTCTTCCGTAGACGAGCAGATCCAGATCATTATGGTTACCTCCTCCGGCCCTGAAGAAGGAAAGTCTACGGTTACGGCCAACCTTGCGGCAGCTTATGCCCAAGCGGACAAAAAAGTTTTGCTGATTGATGGGGATTTGCGCAAGCCTACAGCTCACAAAACATTTTCGTTAAGCAACCGTGCTGGACTGTCTTCGCTGCTGTCGCAGCAGGCTGATCTGGAGGATGTCGTTCAGGATTCAGGTGTAGCTAATCTCTCCATCATGACTTCAGGTCCAATTCCCCCAAATCCGGCAGAAATGATGGCCTCCAACCGGATGAGTGCTGTGCTGCAGGAGCTGCGCCAGCGCTACGATATGATTTTGTTCGATACTCCGCCCCTTTTGGCTGTCACAGATGCACAAATTATCGCCTCCAAGAGTGACGGAGTCATTATGGTGGTCAGCTATGGCAAAGTGAAGCGGGATATCGCAGCCAAGGCCAAGGCTAACCTTGACCGTGTTGGTGCGAAGATGCTGGGAGTCGTACTGAACAATGTGAAGCGCAAAGCCAGTGAAGGTTATTATTACTACTACTACGGGAATTAA
- a CDS encoding YveK family protein: MSAQELDLRDYFQIVRKRLWMIVSIVVAVCILAGVYSLYIKNPVYEASTKIIVNQTPTQSTVAQLDLNQINTNIQLINTYKEIIKTPAILDVVAKNYPQFNLTAEDLLKKVNVSSVNNTQVMTLVVRDNSYQRAAEIVNAISLVFKQEIPSLFNVQNVSILNEAKVDPPVAPGPVEPNVVMNLAIAFIVSLMIGLGIAFLLEYLDDTLKTEEDIEKYLGLPTIAMITRLGQEETKSTELQAQKLTRKAGELEHVTAAK, encoded by the coding sequence TTGTCAGCACAAGAATTGGATCTTCGCGATTATTTCCAGATCGTCAGGAAGAGACTGTGGATGATTGTAAGCATTGTGGTTGCGGTTTGTATTCTTGCCGGAGTATACAGCCTATATATTAAGAATCCGGTGTATGAAGCCTCCACCAAGATTATCGTTAATCAGACGCCTACACAGTCTACTGTGGCACAGCTTGACCTTAATCAGATCAATACCAATATTCAGTTAATTAATACGTACAAGGAAATTATCAAAACACCCGCTATTCTGGATGTCGTAGCCAAGAACTATCCGCAATTCAATCTTACTGCGGAAGATCTGCTCAAGAAGGTTAATGTGAGTTCTGTAAATAATACGCAGGTGATGACACTTGTCGTTCGAGATAATTCGTACCAGAGAGCTGCAGAAATCGTGAATGCCATTTCACTTGTGTTCAAGCAGGAGATTCCGTCCCTGTTCAATGTGCAGAACGTATCCATCCTGAATGAGGCTAAGGTTGATCCGCCGGTTGCGCCGGGACCTGTTGAGCCTAACGTTGTAATGAATCTGGCAATTGCTTTTATCGTTTCATTGATGATTGGTCTGGGCATCGCCTTCCTGCTGGAATACCTGGATGACACCTTGAAGACCGAAGAGGATATCGAGAAATATCTGGGTCTGCCTACGATCGCCATGATCACCAGACTGGGGCAAGAGGAAACGAAGTCCACAGAATTACAGGCCCAGAAGCTGACCAGAAAGGCAGGAGAACTCGAACATGTCACAGCAGCCAAGTAA